In a genomic window of Epinephelus fuscoguttatus linkage group LG23, E.fuscoguttatus.final_Chr_v1:
- the clcn3 gene encoding H(+)/Cl(-) exchange transporter 3 isoform X1 — protein sequence MESEQLYHRGYCRNSYNSIASASSDEELLDGAGVIMDFHTTEDDNLLDGDAASPGSNYAMSNGGGAPSSSTHLLDFLEEPIPGVGTYDDFHTIDWVREKCKDRERHRKINSKKKESAWEFTKSLYDAWSGWLVVTLTGLASGALAGLIDIAADWMNDLKEGVCLSAMWFNHEQCCWTSNETTFAERDKCPQWKSWAELILGQAEGPGSYIMNYFMYIYWALSFAFLAVCLVKVFAPYACGSGIPEIKTILSGFIIRGYLGKWTLMIKTITLVLAVASGLSLGKEGPLVHVACCCGNIFSYLFPKYSKNEAKKREVLSAASAAGVSVAFGAPIGGVLFSLEEVSYYFPLKTLWRSFFAALVAAFVLRSINPFGNSRLVLFYVEYHTPWYLFELIPFILLGVFGGLWGAFFIRANIAWCRRRKSTRFGKYPVLEVILVAAITAVVAFPNPYTRQNTSELIKELFTDCGPLESSQLCQYRSQMNGSKAFTDNPNRPAGPGVYAAMWQLCLALIFKIIMTIFTFGLKVPSGLFIPSMAIGAIAGRIVGIAVEQLAYYHHDWFLFKEWCEVGADCITPGLYAMVGAAACLGGVTRMTVSLVVIVFELTGGLEYIVPLMAAVMTSKWVGDAFGREGIYEAHIRLNGYPFLDAKEEFTHTTLAREVMRPRRSDPPLAVLTQDDLTVEELQSTINETSYNGFPVIVSKESQRLVGFALRRDITIAIENARRKQEGIMLNSRVYFTQHAPTLPADSPRPLKLRSILDMSPFTVTDHTPMEIVVDIFRKLGLRQCLVTHNGIVLGIITKKNILEHLEELKQHTEPLAASWYYHKKRYPSSHGSNGKPRSRVHHVQLIRSFQDGWGGGGDDSEEEEEVVRLLDGSNL from the exons GGTCTAACTACGCCATGTCTAACGGGGGCGGGGCACCCAGCAGCAGCACCCACCTGTTGGACTTCCTAGAGGAGCCCATTCCTGGTGTGGGGACCTACGACGACTTCCACACCATCGACTGGGTCCGTGAGAAGTGCAAGGACCGTGAGAGGCACCGGAAG atCAACAGTAAGAAAAAGGAGTCAGCATGGGAGTTCACAAAGAGCCTGTACGACGCCTGGTCCGGGTGGCTGGTGGTGACACTCACCGGCTTGGCctcag GTGCTTTGGCTGGCCTGATTGACATTGCTGCTGATTGGATGAACGACCTGAAGGAGGGCGTGTGTCTGAGCGCCATGTGGTTCAACCACGAGCAGTGTTGCTGGACGTCCAATGAGACCACCTTTGCTGAGCGGGACAAGTGTCCTCAGTGGAAGAGCTGGGCTGAGCTAATACTGGGACAGGCCGAG ggGCCCGGCTCGTACATCATGAACTACTTCATGTACATCTACTGGGCTCTGTCCTTCGCCTTCCTGGCCGTCTGTCTGGTCAAGGTGTTTGCTCCCTACGCCTGTGGCTCGGGGATCCCTGAG ATCAAGACCATCCTGAGTGGGTTCATCATCCGGGGCTACCTGGGCAAGTGGACCCTGATGATCAAGACCATCACTCTGGTGCTGGCTGTGGCGTCTGGCCTCAGCCTGGGGAAGGAGGGCCCCCTGGTCCACGTGGCCTGCTGCTGTGGGAACATCTTCTCCTACCTCTTCCCCAAGTACAGCAAGAACGAGGCCAAGAAACGAGAG GTTCTGTCTGCTGCGTCGGCAGCTGGGGTGTCTGTTGCTTTTGGAGCCCCGATCGGAGGAGTGCTCTTCAGTTTGGAGGAG gTGAGCTACTATTTCCCTCTCAAGACGCTGTGGCGCTCCTTCTTCGCCGCCCTGGTGGCAGCCTTCGTCCTGCGCTCCATCAACCCATTTGGTAACAGTCGTCTGGTGCTGTTCTACGTGGAGTACCACACGCCATGGTACCTGTTTGAGCTCATCCCTTTCATCCTGCTGGGAGTTTTCGGAGGCCTCTGGGGGGCCTTCTTCATCCGAGCCAACATTGCTTGGTGCCGGAGGCGCAAGTCGACACGTTTCG GAAAGTACCCGGTATTGGAAGTGATCTTGGTGGCGGCCATCACAGCTGTGGTTGCTTTCCCGAACCCATACACTCGTCAGAACACCAGCGAGCTGATAAAGGAGCTGTTCACTGACTGCGGCCCACTGGAGTCCTCGCAGCTCTGCCAGTACCGCAGCCAGATGAACGGCAGTAAGGCGTTCACAGACAACCCCAACCGGCCTGCAGGGCCTGGCGTCTACGCTGCCATGTGGCAGCTCTGCCTGGCGCTCATCTTTAAAATCATCATGACCATATTCACCTTTGGACTAAAG GTACCATCAGGTTTGTTTATCCCCAGCATGGCCATCGGAGCCATCGCAGGCCGAATCGTTGGCATCGCCGTGGAGCAGCTGGCCTATTATCACCATGACTGGTTCTTGTTCAAAGAATGGTGCGAGGTGGGAGCAGACTGCATCACTCCAGGGCTGTACGCCATGGTGGGGGCCGCCGCATGTCTGG GCGGTGTGACCCGTATGACCGTCTCCCTGGTCGTCATTGTCTTCGAGCTGACTGGTGGTTTGGAGTACATCGTCCCCCTCATGGCTGCCGTCATGACCAGCAAATGGGTGGGCGACGCGTTCGGCCGCGAGGGAATCTACGAGGCCCACATCCGTCTGAATGGATACCCCTTCCTGGACGCCAAGGAGGAATTCACACACACCACGCTGGCCAGGGAGGTGATGAGGCCGCGACGCAGCGACCCGCCGTTAGCAGTGCTGACGCAGGATGACCTGACAGTGGAGGAGCTGCAGAGCACCATCAATGAAACCAGTTATAATGGTTTCCCTGTGATAGTGTCTAAGGAGTCCCAGAGGCTGGTGGGCTTCGCTCTGCGCAGGGACATCACTATCGCTATAG AAAACGCTCGTCGCAAGCAGGAGGGCATCATGTTGAACTCCAGGGTGTACTTCACCCAGCACGCACCCACCCTGCCAGCCGACAGTCCTCGGCCCCTCAAACTGCGCTCCATCCTGGACATGAGCCCCTTCACTGTCACCGACCACACCCCCATGGAGATCGTGGTGGACATCTTCAGAAAGCTTGGGCTGCGCCAGTGCCTGGTCACTCACAACGG gattgTGTTGGGCATCATCACAAAGAAGAATATATTAGAGCATCTGGAGGAGCTCAAGCAGCACACGGAGCCCCTG GCGGCTTCTTGGTATTATCACAAAAAAAGATATCCTTCGTCACATGGCTCAAATGGCAAACCAAGATCCCGAGTCCATCATGTTCAACTGATCCGCTCCTTCCAGGACGgctggggaggagggggagacgacagcgaggaggaggaagaggtggtgCGCCTCCTGGACGGCTCCAATCTCTGA
- the clcn3 gene encoding H(+)/Cl(-) exchange transporter 3 isoform X6, producing MEEEDAAADPYLPYDGGGDTIPLQEIPKRGSNYAMSNGGGAPSSSTHLLDFLEEPIPGVGTYDDFHTIDWVREKCKDRERHRKINSKKKESAWEFTKSLYDAWSGWLVVTLTGLASGALAGLIDIAADWMNDLKEGVCLSAMWFNHEQCCWTSNETTFAERDKCPQWKSWAELILGQAEGPGSYIMNYFMYIYWALSFAFLAVCLVKVFAPYACGSGIPEIKTILSGFIIRGYLGKWTLMIKTITLVLAVASGLSLGKEGPLVHVACCCGNIFSYLFPKYSKNEAKKREVLSAASAAGVSVAFGAPIGGVLFSLEEVSYYFPLKTLWRSFFAALVAAFVLRSINPFGNSRLVLFYVEYHTPWYLFELIPFILLGVFGGLWGAFFIRANIAWCRRRKSTRFGKYPVLEVILVAAITAVVAFPNPYTRQNTSELIKELFTDCGPLESSQLCQYRSQMNGSKAFTDNPNRPAGPGVYAAMWQLCLALIFKIIMTIFTFGLKVPSGLFIPSMAIGAIAGRIVGIAVEQLAYYHHDWFLFKEWCEVGADCITPGLYAMVGAAACLGGVTRMTVSLVVIVFELTGGLEYIVPLMAAVMTSKWVGDAFGREGIYEAHIRLNGYPFLDAKEEFTHTTLAREVMRPRRSDPPLAVLTQDDLTVEELQSTINETSYNGFPVIVSKESQRLVGFALRRDITIAIENARRKQEGIMLNSRVYFTQHAPTLPADSPRPLKLRSILDMSPFTVTDHTPMEIVVDIFRKLGLRQCLVTHNGRLLGIITKKDILRHMAQMANQDPESIMFN from the exons atggaggaggaggacgcgGCGGCCGACCCCTATTTGCCCTACGACGGGGGAGGGGACACAATCCCCCTGCAGGAGATCCCTAAAAGAG GGTCTAACTACGCCATGTCTAACGGGGGCGGGGCACCCAGCAGCAGCACCCACCTGTTGGACTTCCTAGAGGAGCCCATTCCTGGTGTGGGGACCTACGACGACTTCCACACCATCGACTGGGTCCGTGAGAAGTGCAAGGACCGTGAGAGGCACCGGAAG atCAACAGTAAGAAAAAGGAGTCAGCATGGGAGTTCACAAAGAGCCTGTACGACGCCTGGTCCGGGTGGCTGGTGGTGACACTCACCGGCTTGGCctcag GTGCTTTGGCTGGCCTGATTGACATTGCTGCTGATTGGATGAACGACCTGAAGGAGGGCGTGTGTCTGAGCGCCATGTGGTTCAACCACGAGCAGTGTTGCTGGACGTCCAATGAGACCACCTTTGCTGAGCGGGACAAGTGTCCTCAGTGGAAGAGCTGGGCTGAGCTAATACTGGGACAGGCCGAG ggGCCCGGCTCGTACATCATGAACTACTTCATGTACATCTACTGGGCTCTGTCCTTCGCCTTCCTGGCCGTCTGTCTGGTCAAGGTGTTTGCTCCCTACGCCTGTGGCTCGGGGATCCCTGAG ATCAAGACCATCCTGAGTGGGTTCATCATCCGGGGCTACCTGGGCAAGTGGACCCTGATGATCAAGACCATCACTCTGGTGCTGGCTGTGGCGTCTGGCCTCAGCCTGGGGAAGGAGGGCCCCCTGGTCCACGTGGCCTGCTGCTGTGGGAACATCTTCTCCTACCTCTTCCCCAAGTACAGCAAGAACGAGGCCAAGAAACGAGAG GTTCTGTCTGCTGCGTCGGCAGCTGGGGTGTCTGTTGCTTTTGGAGCCCCGATCGGAGGAGTGCTCTTCAGTTTGGAGGAG gTGAGCTACTATTTCCCTCTCAAGACGCTGTGGCGCTCCTTCTTCGCCGCCCTGGTGGCAGCCTTCGTCCTGCGCTCCATCAACCCATTTGGTAACAGTCGTCTGGTGCTGTTCTACGTGGAGTACCACACGCCATGGTACCTGTTTGAGCTCATCCCTTTCATCCTGCTGGGAGTTTTCGGAGGCCTCTGGGGGGCCTTCTTCATCCGAGCCAACATTGCTTGGTGCCGGAGGCGCAAGTCGACACGTTTCG GAAAGTACCCGGTATTGGAAGTGATCTTGGTGGCGGCCATCACAGCTGTGGTTGCTTTCCCGAACCCATACACTCGTCAGAACACCAGCGAGCTGATAAAGGAGCTGTTCACTGACTGCGGCCCACTGGAGTCCTCGCAGCTCTGCCAGTACCGCAGCCAGATGAACGGCAGTAAGGCGTTCACAGACAACCCCAACCGGCCTGCAGGGCCTGGCGTCTACGCTGCCATGTGGCAGCTCTGCCTGGCGCTCATCTTTAAAATCATCATGACCATATTCACCTTTGGACTAAAG GTACCATCAGGTTTGTTTATCCCCAGCATGGCCATCGGAGCCATCGCAGGCCGAATCGTTGGCATCGCCGTGGAGCAGCTGGCCTATTATCACCATGACTGGTTCTTGTTCAAAGAATGGTGCGAGGTGGGAGCAGACTGCATCACTCCAGGGCTGTACGCCATGGTGGGGGCCGCCGCATGTCTGG GCGGTGTGACCCGTATGACCGTCTCCCTGGTCGTCATTGTCTTCGAGCTGACTGGTGGTTTGGAGTACATCGTCCCCCTCATGGCTGCCGTCATGACCAGCAAATGGGTGGGCGACGCGTTCGGCCGCGAGGGAATCTACGAGGCCCACATCCGTCTGAATGGATACCCCTTCCTGGACGCCAAGGAGGAATTCACACACACCACGCTGGCCAGGGAGGTGATGAGGCCGCGACGCAGCGACCCGCCGTTAGCAGTGCTGACGCAGGATGACCTGACAGTGGAGGAGCTGCAGAGCACCATCAATGAAACCAGTTATAATGGTTTCCCTGTGATAGTGTCTAAGGAGTCCCAGAGGCTGGTGGGCTTCGCTCTGCGCAGGGACATCACTATCGCTATAG AAAACGCTCGTCGCAAGCAGGAGGGCATCATGTTGAACTCCAGGGTGTACTTCACCCAGCACGCACCCACCCTGCCAGCCGACAGTCCTCGGCCCCTCAAACTGCGCTCCATCCTGGACATGAGCCCCTTCACTGTCACCGACCACACCCCCATGGAGATCGTGGTGGACATCTTCAGAAAGCTTGGGCTGCGCCAGTGCCTGGTCACTCACAACGG GCGGCTTCTTGGTATTATCACAAAAAAAGATATCCTTCGTCACATGGCTCAAATGGCAAACCAAGATCCCGAGTCCATCATGTTCAACTGA
- the clcn3 gene encoding H(+)/Cl(-) exchange transporter 3 isoform X2, translated as MEEEDAAADPYLPYDGGGDTIPLQEIPKRGSNYAMSNGGGAPSSSTHLLDFLEEPIPGVGTYDDFHTIDWVREKCKDRERHRKINSKKKESAWEFTKSLYDAWSGWLVVTLTGLASGALAGLIDIAADWMNDLKEGVCLSAMWFNHEQCCWTSNETTFAERDKCPQWKSWAELILGQAEGPGSYIMNYFMYIYWALSFAFLAVCLVKVFAPYACGSGIPEIKTILSGFIIRGYLGKWTLMIKTITLVLAVASGLSLGKEGPLVHVACCCGNIFSYLFPKYSKNEAKKREVLSAASAAGVSVAFGAPIGGVLFSLEEVSYYFPLKTLWRSFFAALVAAFVLRSINPFGNSRLVLFYVEYHTPWYLFELIPFILLGVFGGLWGAFFIRANIAWCRRRKSTRFGKYPVLEVILVAAITAVVAFPNPYTRQNTSELIKELFTDCGPLESSQLCQYRSQMNGSKAFTDNPNRPAGPGVYAAMWQLCLALIFKIIMTIFTFGLKVPSGLFIPSMAIGAIAGRIVGIAVEQLAYYHHDWFLFKEWCEVGADCITPGLYAMVGAAACLGGVTRMTVSLVVIVFELTGGLEYIVPLMAAVMTSKWVGDAFGREGIYEAHIRLNGYPFLDAKEEFTHTTLAREVMRPRRSDPPLAVLTQDDLTVEELQSTINETSYNGFPVIVSKESQRLVGFALRRDITIAIENARRKQEGIMLNSRVYFTQHAPTLPADSPRPLKLRSILDMSPFTVTDHTPMEIVVDIFRKLGLRQCLVTHNGIVLGIITKKNILEHLEELKQHTEPLAASWYYHKKRYPSSHGSNGKPRSRVHHVQLIRSFQDGWGGGGDDSEEEEEVVRLLDGSNL; from the exons atggaggaggaggacgcgGCGGCCGACCCCTATTTGCCCTACGACGGGGGAGGGGACACAATCCCCCTGCAGGAGATCCCTAAAAGAG GGTCTAACTACGCCATGTCTAACGGGGGCGGGGCACCCAGCAGCAGCACCCACCTGTTGGACTTCCTAGAGGAGCCCATTCCTGGTGTGGGGACCTACGACGACTTCCACACCATCGACTGGGTCCGTGAGAAGTGCAAGGACCGTGAGAGGCACCGGAAG atCAACAGTAAGAAAAAGGAGTCAGCATGGGAGTTCACAAAGAGCCTGTACGACGCCTGGTCCGGGTGGCTGGTGGTGACACTCACCGGCTTGGCctcag GTGCTTTGGCTGGCCTGATTGACATTGCTGCTGATTGGATGAACGACCTGAAGGAGGGCGTGTGTCTGAGCGCCATGTGGTTCAACCACGAGCAGTGTTGCTGGACGTCCAATGAGACCACCTTTGCTGAGCGGGACAAGTGTCCTCAGTGGAAGAGCTGGGCTGAGCTAATACTGGGACAGGCCGAG ggGCCCGGCTCGTACATCATGAACTACTTCATGTACATCTACTGGGCTCTGTCCTTCGCCTTCCTGGCCGTCTGTCTGGTCAAGGTGTTTGCTCCCTACGCCTGTGGCTCGGGGATCCCTGAG ATCAAGACCATCCTGAGTGGGTTCATCATCCGGGGCTACCTGGGCAAGTGGACCCTGATGATCAAGACCATCACTCTGGTGCTGGCTGTGGCGTCTGGCCTCAGCCTGGGGAAGGAGGGCCCCCTGGTCCACGTGGCCTGCTGCTGTGGGAACATCTTCTCCTACCTCTTCCCCAAGTACAGCAAGAACGAGGCCAAGAAACGAGAG GTTCTGTCTGCTGCGTCGGCAGCTGGGGTGTCTGTTGCTTTTGGAGCCCCGATCGGAGGAGTGCTCTTCAGTTTGGAGGAG gTGAGCTACTATTTCCCTCTCAAGACGCTGTGGCGCTCCTTCTTCGCCGCCCTGGTGGCAGCCTTCGTCCTGCGCTCCATCAACCCATTTGGTAACAGTCGTCTGGTGCTGTTCTACGTGGAGTACCACACGCCATGGTACCTGTTTGAGCTCATCCCTTTCATCCTGCTGGGAGTTTTCGGAGGCCTCTGGGGGGCCTTCTTCATCCGAGCCAACATTGCTTGGTGCCGGAGGCGCAAGTCGACACGTTTCG GAAAGTACCCGGTATTGGAAGTGATCTTGGTGGCGGCCATCACAGCTGTGGTTGCTTTCCCGAACCCATACACTCGTCAGAACACCAGCGAGCTGATAAAGGAGCTGTTCACTGACTGCGGCCCACTGGAGTCCTCGCAGCTCTGCCAGTACCGCAGCCAGATGAACGGCAGTAAGGCGTTCACAGACAACCCCAACCGGCCTGCAGGGCCTGGCGTCTACGCTGCCATGTGGCAGCTCTGCCTGGCGCTCATCTTTAAAATCATCATGACCATATTCACCTTTGGACTAAAG GTACCATCAGGTTTGTTTATCCCCAGCATGGCCATCGGAGCCATCGCAGGCCGAATCGTTGGCATCGCCGTGGAGCAGCTGGCCTATTATCACCATGACTGGTTCTTGTTCAAAGAATGGTGCGAGGTGGGAGCAGACTGCATCACTCCAGGGCTGTACGCCATGGTGGGGGCCGCCGCATGTCTGG GCGGTGTGACCCGTATGACCGTCTCCCTGGTCGTCATTGTCTTCGAGCTGACTGGTGGTTTGGAGTACATCGTCCCCCTCATGGCTGCCGTCATGACCAGCAAATGGGTGGGCGACGCGTTCGGCCGCGAGGGAATCTACGAGGCCCACATCCGTCTGAATGGATACCCCTTCCTGGACGCCAAGGAGGAATTCACACACACCACGCTGGCCAGGGAGGTGATGAGGCCGCGACGCAGCGACCCGCCGTTAGCAGTGCTGACGCAGGATGACCTGACAGTGGAGGAGCTGCAGAGCACCATCAATGAAACCAGTTATAATGGTTTCCCTGTGATAGTGTCTAAGGAGTCCCAGAGGCTGGTGGGCTTCGCTCTGCGCAGGGACATCACTATCGCTATAG AAAACGCTCGTCGCAAGCAGGAGGGCATCATGTTGAACTCCAGGGTGTACTTCACCCAGCACGCACCCACCCTGCCAGCCGACAGTCCTCGGCCCCTCAAACTGCGCTCCATCCTGGACATGAGCCCCTTCACTGTCACCGACCACACCCCCATGGAGATCGTGGTGGACATCTTCAGAAAGCTTGGGCTGCGCCAGTGCCTGGTCACTCACAACGG gattgTGTTGGGCATCATCACAAAGAAGAATATATTAGAGCATCTGGAGGAGCTCAAGCAGCACACGGAGCCCCTG GCGGCTTCTTGGTATTATCACAAAAAAAGATATCCTTCGTCACATGGCTCAAATGGCAAACCAAGATCCCGAGTCCATCATGTTCAACTGATCCGCTCCTTCCAGGACGgctggggaggagggggagacgacagcgaggaggaggaagaggtggtgCGCCTCCTGGACGGCTCCAATCTCTGA
- the clcn3 gene encoding H(+)/Cl(-) exchange transporter 3 isoform X5, producing MSNGGGAPSSSTHLLDFLEEPIPGVGTYDDFHTIDWVREKCKDRERHRKINSKKKESAWEFTKSLYDAWSGWLVVTLTGLASGALAGLIDIAADWMNDLKEGVCLSAMWFNHEQCCWTSNETTFAERDKCPQWKSWAELILGQAEGPGSYIMNYFMYIYWALSFAFLAVCLVKVFAPYACGSGIPEIKTILSGFIIRGYLGKWTLMIKTITLVLAVASGLSLGKEGPLVHVACCCGNIFSYLFPKYSKNEAKKREVLSAASAAGVSVAFGAPIGGVLFSLEEVSYYFPLKTLWRSFFAALVAAFVLRSINPFGNSRLVLFYVEYHTPWYLFELIPFILLGVFGGLWGAFFIRANIAWCRRRKSTRFGKYPVLEVILVAAITAVVAFPNPYTRQNTSELIKELFTDCGPLESSQLCQYRSQMNGSKAFTDNPNRPAGPGVYAAMWQLCLALIFKIIMTIFTFGLKVPSGLFIPSMAIGAIAGRIVGIAVEQLAYYHHDWFLFKEWCEVGADCITPGLYAMVGAAACLGGVTRMTVSLVVIVFELTGGLEYIVPLMAAVMTSKWVGDAFGREGIYEAHIRLNGYPFLDAKEEFTHTTLAREVMRPRRSDPPLAVLTQDDLTVEELQSTINETSYNGFPVIVSKESQRLVGFALRRDITIAIENARRKQEGIMLNSRVYFTQHAPTLPADSPRPLKLRSILDMSPFTVTDHTPMEIVVDIFRKLGLRQCLVTHNGIVLGIITKKNILEHLEELKQHTEPLAASWYYHKKRYPSSHGSNGKPRSRVHHVQLIRSFQDGWGGGGDDSEEEEEVVRLLDGSNL from the exons ATGTCTAACGGGGGCGGGGCACCCAGCAGCAGCACCCACCTGTTGGACTTCCTAGAGGAGCCCATTCCTGGTGTGGGGACCTACGACGACTTCCACACCATCGACTGGGTCCGTGAGAAGTGCAAGGACCGTGAGAGGCACCGGAAG atCAACAGTAAGAAAAAGGAGTCAGCATGGGAGTTCACAAAGAGCCTGTACGACGCCTGGTCCGGGTGGCTGGTGGTGACACTCACCGGCTTGGCctcag GTGCTTTGGCTGGCCTGATTGACATTGCTGCTGATTGGATGAACGACCTGAAGGAGGGCGTGTGTCTGAGCGCCATGTGGTTCAACCACGAGCAGTGTTGCTGGACGTCCAATGAGACCACCTTTGCTGAGCGGGACAAGTGTCCTCAGTGGAAGAGCTGGGCTGAGCTAATACTGGGACAGGCCGAG ggGCCCGGCTCGTACATCATGAACTACTTCATGTACATCTACTGGGCTCTGTCCTTCGCCTTCCTGGCCGTCTGTCTGGTCAAGGTGTTTGCTCCCTACGCCTGTGGCTCGGGGATCCCTGAG ATCAAGACCATCCTGAGTGGGTTCATCATCCGGGGCTACCTGGGCAAGTGGACCCTGATGATCAAGACCATCACTCTGGTGCTGGCTGTGGCGTCTGGCCTCAGCCTGGGGAAGGAGGGCCCCCTGGTCCACGTGGCCTGCTGCTGTGGGAACATCTTCTCCTACCTCTTCCCCAAGTACAGCAAGAACGAGGCCAAGAAACGAGAG GTTCTGTCTGCTGCGTCGGCAGCTGGGGTGTCTGTTGCTTTTGGAGCCCCGATCGGAGGAGTGCTCTTCAGTTTGGAGGAG gTGAGCTACTATTTCCCTCTCAAGACGCTGTGGCGCTCCTTCTTCGCCGCCCTGGTGGCAGCCTTCGTCCTGCGCTCCATCAACCCATTTGGTAACAGTCGTCTGGTGCTGTTCTACGTGGAGTACCACACGCCATGGTACCTGTTTGAGCTCATCCCTTTCATCCTGCTGGGAGTTTTCGGAGGCCTCTGGGGGGCCTTCTTCATCCGAGCCAACATTGCTTGGTGCCGGAGGCGCAAGTCGACACGTTTCG GAAAGTACCCGGTATTGGAAGTGATCTTGGTGGCGGCCATCACAGCTGTGGTTGCTTTCCCGAACCCATACACTCGTCAGAACACCAGCGAGCTGATAAAGGAGCTGTTCACTGACTGCGGCCCACTGGAGTCCTCGCAGCTCTGCCAGTACCGCAGCCAGATGAACGGCAGTAAGGCGTTCACAGACAACCCCAACCGGCCTGCAGGGCCTGGCGTCTACGCTGCCATGTGGCAGCTCTGCCTGGCGCTCATCTTTAAAATCATCATGACCATATTCACCTTTGGACTAAAG GTACCATCAGGTTTGTTTATCCCCAGCATGGCCATCGGAGCCATCGCAGGCCGAATCGTTGGCATCGCCGTGGAGCAGCTGGCCTATTATCACCATGACTGGTTCTTGTTCAAAGAATGGTGCGAGGTGGGAGCAGACTGCATCACTCCAGGGCTGTACGCCATGGTGGGGGCCGCCGCATGTCTGG GCGGTGTGACCCGTATGACCGTCTCCCTGGTCGTCATTGTCTTCGAGCTGACTGGTGGTTTGGAGTACATCGTCCCCCTCATGGCTGCCGTCATGACCAGCAAATGGGTGGGCGACGCGTTCGGCCGCGAGGGAATCTACGAGGCCCACATCCGTCTGAATGGATACCCCTTCCTGGACGCCAAGGAGGAATTCACACACACCACGCTGGCCAGGGAGGTGATGAGGCCGCGACGCAGCGACCCGCCGTTAGCAGTGCTGACGCAGGATGACCTGACAGTGGAGGAGCTGCAGAGCACCATCAATGAAACCAGTTATAATGGTTTCCCTGTGATAGTGTCTAAGGAGTCCCAGAGGCTGGTGGGCTTCGCTCTGCGCAGGGACATCACTATCGCTATAG AAAACGCTCGTCGCAAGCAGGAGGGCATCATGTTGAACTCCAGGGTGTACTTCACCCAGCACGCACCCACCCTGCCAGCCGACAGTCCTCGGCCCCTCAAACTGCGCTCCATCCTGGACATGAGCCCCTTCACTGTCACCGACCACACCCCCATGGAGATCGTGGTGGACATCTTCAGAAAGCTTGGGCTGCGCCAGTGCCTGGTCACTCACAACGG gattgTGTTGGGCATCATCACAAAGAAGAATATATTAGAGCATCTGGAGGAGCTCAAGCAGCACACGGAGCCCCTG GCGGCTTCTTGGTATTATCACAAAAAAAGATATCCTTCGTCACATGGCTCAAATGGCAAACCAAGATCCCGAGTCCATCATGTTCAACTGATCCGCTCCTTCCAGGACGgctggggaggagggggagacgacagcgaggaggaggaagaggtggtgCGCCTCCTGGACGGCTCCAATCTCTGA